One bacterium genomic window, CCGCCGGCTTTGCGTATAAGCGCCGACACGCCTCCCCCCATCCAGAGCATGTTGTTCGCCGGGTTGACAATCGCTTCAACCGGTATCCTCGTTATATCACCGGCGATAACATCCAGTTTCGCCTTGCCGATTTTCATACTGTTTCCCTCTCGCGGACCGGTTCGGGGGCAAAAAGGGCGCTTCCCCGCTCAAGAACCATGGCCGCAATAAGACCGGTGATATTCCCGGTAATCACTCCCGTAAAAATAAATACGGGTATAAATATAAACATTTCCACACTCTTTACAAAGAAGAAATAGGCGATTACAAGCTGAATAATGTTATGAGCGAGCGCGCCGAGCACACTGATACCGACCGGCCCGAATACATTCCGCGTATACCGGAGGACAAACACCATGACCAGTGCCGAAGCCAGTCCGCCGGAAACGGCGAAAACGAACACGGGGGTAAAAAGCCTTCCGAGTATGAGCGCTCCCAGAACCACCCGCAGCAGCGTCACCTTGATCGCGTCACCGAAACCATAGAGCAGAAGCGCGAGAATGGTGGCGATATTCCCCAGCCCCGGCCTGAACCAGGGAAGCACCGGCAGAAAGGATTCGAAAACAAACAGGATGAGCCCGAATGCGGAAAGCATGGATATCATAACAAGCCGTCGGGTCGGGGAACTTCCTCCTGTCATTGCGTCACTCCGTCGAACGAATCATTATCCCTGCCCCCCCGTATGGAT contains:
- a CDS encoding Gx transporter family protein, giving the protein MTGGSSPTRRLVMISMLSAFGLILFVFESFLPVLPWFRPGLGNIATILALLLYGFGDAIKVTLLRVVLGALILGRLFTPVFVFAVSGGLASALVMVFVLRYTRNVFGPVGISVLGALAHNIIQLVIAYFFFVKSVEMFIFIPVFIFTGVITGNITGLIAAMVLERGSALFAPEPVRERETV